ATGGCGTTCGTGTGCAGCTGACTTCTGGTATGTCAATGATTGTACGCGCAGAACACTTGTTGTTCTGAAACGGAGGCCAAGCCTGGCATGAACACTTTTTTTAAGCTCACCGCGTTAGCGGGCCTGTTTGCTATAGCAGGTCACGCTTTCGCAGTGGACGATATTACGCGTGCTGATCAAATTCCGGTGTTGAAGGAAGAGACGCAGCACGCGACGGTGAGTGAGCGCGTGACGTCGCGCTTCACTCGGTCGCACTATCGTCAGTTCGATCTCGATCAGGCCTTTTCGGCCAAAATTTTCGACCGCTATCTGAACTTGCTGGATTACAGCCATAACGTGCTGCTGGCCAGCGACATCGAAAAGTTTGCCAAACGTAAATCCGAAGTGGGTGATGAACTGCGTTCCGGCAAGCTGGACCTGTTTTACGATCTGTATAATCTGTCGCAGCAGCGCCGTTTTGAACGCTATCAATACGCGTTAAAAGTGCTGGAACGTCCGATGGATTTTACCGGCAACGACACCTTTAATCTGGACCGCAGCAAAGCGCCATGGCCGAAAGACGAAGCCGAGCTGAATGCGCTGTGGGACGGTAAAGTCAAATACGACGAACTGAGCCTCAAACTCACGGGTAAAGACGAGAAAGAGATTCGTGAGACGTTAAACCGTCGCTACAAATTTGCTATCCGTCGTCTTGCGCAGACCAACAGTGAAGATGTGTTCTCACTGGCGATGACCGCGTTTGCCCATGAAATCGATCCGCATACCAACTATCTCTCCCCGCGTAATACCGAGCAGTTCAATACCGAAATGAGCCTGTCTCTGGAAGGTATCGGCGCGGTGCTGCAGATGGACGATGATTACACCATGATCAACTCCATGGTGGCGGGCGGCCCTGCAGCGAAGAGCAAAGCCATTAGCGTTGGCGATCGCATCGTGGGCGTGGGTCAAACCGGACAAAAAATGGTTGATGTGATCGGCTGGCGTCTTGATGACGTCGTCGCGCTGATCAAGGGACCGAAAGGCAGCAAAGTGCGCCTTGAGATCCTGCCTGCCGGGAAAGGCACCAAAACCCGTATCGTTACCCTGACCCGCGAGCGCATTCGTCTGGAAGACCGTGCGGTGAAAATGTCGGTGAAAACCGTCGGGAAAGAGAAGGTGGGCGTGCTTGATATCCCGGGCTTCTATGTTGGGCTGACCGACGATGTGAAAGTGCAGCTGCAAAAGCTTGAGAAGCAGAATGTCAGCAGCGTCATCATCGACCTGCGCAGCAATGGCGGTGGGGCGCTGACCGAAGCCGTTTCACTGTCTGGCCTGTTCATTCCGTCTGGTCCGGTGGTTCAGGTGCGCGATAACAACGGTAAAGTGCGTGAAGACGCCGATACCGATGGCGTGGTGTACTACAAAGGCCCGCTGGTGGTCTTAGTGGATCGCTTCAGTGCCTCTGCATCTGAAATCTTTGCCGCTGCGATGCAGGATTATGGCCGTGCGCTGATTGTGGGTGAACCGACCTTCGGGAAAGGCACCGTACAGCAGTACCGTTCTCTCAACCGTATTTACGACCAAATGCTGCGCCCGGAATGGCCTGCACTGGGGTCGGTTCAATACACCATCCAGAAGTTCTACCGTGTGAATGGCGGCAGTACGCAGCGTAAAGGCGTTACGCCGGACATTCTGATGCCAACAGGTACGGAAGAGACGGAAACGGGTGAGAAGTTTGAGGATAACGCGCTGCCGTGGGATAGCATCAACGCTGCCACCTTCGTCAAGTCTGGCGACATGACGCAGTTTGGCCCGGCCTTGCTTAAGGACCATCAGGAACGCATCGCCAAAGATCCGGAATTCCAGTACATCATGAAGGACATTGCGCGCTTCAATGCCCTGAAAGAAAAACGGAATATTGTCTCTCTGAACTACGCTCAGCGTGAGAAAGAGAACAACGAGGATGACGCGACGCGTCTGGCGCGGGTTAACGATCGCTTCAAGCGAGAAGGCAAACCGCTGCTTAAGAAACTGGACGATCTGCCGAAAGATTACCAGGAGCCGGATCCGTATCTGGACGAGACGGTGCATATCGCGCTCGACCTGGCGAATCTGGAAAAAGGCAAGCCAGCACTGCAGCCGACACCGGCGAAATAAATACCCAACAGGCACAAGAAATTGTGCCTGTTTTTTTTAGTTCTGCAACCTCCCGTCAAACTGACCTTCAATTGTGTAAAGTTGTGTCTTTCTGGTGACTTACGCCCCCCGAATCCTTGAAAATAGCCACAATACCCATACGATGTGGGTAATCGCATAGTGCGCTTTGTTAAACTGAGGTTAAAAGAAAATTATGATGCGAATCGCGCTCTTCCTGCTCACCAACCTGGCGGTGATGGTGGTATTCGGGCTTGTGCTAAGCCTGACAGGAATTCAGTCGAGCAGCGTTCAAGGCTTGTTGATCATGGCGCTGCTGTTTGGTTTTGGTGGCTCCTTTATATCTCTGCTGATGTCGAAGTGGATGGCGCTCAAATCCGTGGGTGGCGAGGTCATCGAACAACCGCGTAACGACATGGAACGCTGGTTGATGAACACCGTGGCCCAACAGTCACAGCAGGCGGGCATCGCTATGCCGCAGGTGGCTATCTACCACGCGCCTGATATCAACGCGTTTGCAACGGGCGCGCGTCGTGACGCTTCCCTGGTTGCCGTCAGTACCGGTCTGTTGCAGAACATGAGCCGCGATGAAGCCGAAGCGGTTATCGCCCATGAGATCAGCCACATCGCTAACGGCGACATGGTGACGATGACGCTGATTCAGGGGGTGGTGAACACCTTCGTGATCTTCATTTCCCGTATTCTGGCGCAAATTGCGGCAGGATTTATGGGCGGCAACCGTGACGAAGGTGAAGAGAGCAACGGTAACCCGCTGATCTATTTTGCGGTGTCGATGGTACTGGAGTTGGTGTTCGGTATTCTGGCGAGCATCATTACCATGTGGTTCTCCCGTCACCGTGAATTCCACGCGGATGCCGGCTCGGCAAAACTGGTGGGGCGCGAGAAGATGATTGCCGCCCTGCAGCGTCTGAAAACCAGCTATGAGCCGCAGGAAGCGAACAGCATGATGGCCTTCTGCATTAACGGTAAATCAAAATCGCTGAGCGAGCTGTTTATGTCTCACCCGCCGCTGGATAAGCGTATCGAAGCACTGCGCAGCGGGGAATACCTGAAGTAACGCAGAGCGTTTAAAGATAAACCGGGCGGGGTAAACCTCCGCCCGGTTTTTTTATGCCTGCGCGCGGGGTTGCGTGATCCGCAATCCGCTGACAATGGCCGCAGTCGTCGCCAGTGTTCCGGCCGTAAGCAGCGCAACGTGGGTGCCGTTCTGCCCGGCAAGGTTGAACATCAGCGCAACCAGCGCGGCACCGGTACTTTGCCCTAACAGACGCGCCGTTCCCAGCATGCCGCTGGCTCCGCCGCTGCGATGGCGTGGGGCAGCGGTCATAATGGTATGGTTATTGGGTGACTGGAACAGACCAAAACCGGCTCCGCACAGGACCATTCTCCAGATGATATCCATGTCGGAAGGCGTGGAGGGGAGCAGCGCCAGCGCAAACAGGCCGCTCGCCATCACTACCAGCCCTAACGCACCCAGCAGCCCCGCATGGACCCGTTCAATTAAATAGCCTGCCAGCGGGGCCATCACCATGGTTGCCAGCGGCCATGGCGTCAGCAGCAGCCCTGTCTCCACCTCGGAACGACCCACGATGCTCTGCAAAAAGAACGGCAACGCGACCAGCGCCAGCATCTGGGCGCAAAACGAACAGATTGAGGTGCAAATAGAAAGCGAAAACAGCGGAATACGCAGCAGGTCTACCGGCAGCAACGGCACCGGCAGCGCCAGCTGACGACGGACAAAGAAGAAACCCACGATCAGCATGGCGGCGACTTCTGCTGCGATAAGCGTCAGAGATTGCCCTTGCGCGAAGCCACTCAGGGCCGTGATAAGTAGACCGAAGGTTAGCGCATTCATCACCGCGCTGGGTAAGTCGAAGCGCGGCTTGTTGCTTTTGGGGCCATTAGCCGGGAGATAACGCAGGGCGAAGAAAATAGCCACAATCCCGAGCGGCACATTTATCGCAAAAAGCCACTGCCATGAAGCAACAGACAGGATCGCGGCAGCAATCGTGGGGCCTGCCGCCGAGGAAACCGCCACAATAAACGAGTTGATGCCCATCCCCCGGCCTAGCTGGCGCTGGGGATAGATAAGCCGTATCAATGCCGTATTCACGCTCATCAGAGCCGCGCCGCCGAAGCCCTGAGCAATACGGGCCAGCGTCAGGGTATGCAGTGAGTCCGACAGGGCGCAAAAAAGCGAGGTCAGCGTGAAGACCACCAGGCCACACTGATAGACCCGCCGGTAGCCAAACATATCCCCCAGAAAAGAGAGCGAAAGTAAGGAGATCACAATCGCGATTTGATACGCATTCACAATCCAGATGGAGCTGGCAGGAGAGGCGTTGAGGTCGCTGGCGATTGTGGGCAATGCGACGTTGGCAATCGCGCCGTCGAGGACGGCCATCGAAATACCAATAATAATGGTGGCGATAGCACCATACCGCTGGGGCAACGGCAGGCCATCGGAAGCGTGTTTTTCCATGGGAAATGAAATGCTCAGGATGAAATTATTCTCAGGGTAACTATTTTAGCATCGTTATTTCGGTTTTATGTCGCAGATTTGTAACGAAGTAAACGCAGATTGATTGCAGGCAGCATGACTCGAATTTATAATAAAAACCGGTTCTGATTTTTATAAAACACTCTGTATGAGGTGATAAATGGCAATCGCAGATTTGGATAAGCAGCCAGATTCTGTTTCTTCCGTGCTGAAGGTGTTTGGCATCTTGCAGGCGCTCGGAGAAGAGCGTGAAATTGGTATTACAGAATTGTCGCAGCGCGTGATGATGTCGAAAAGCACCGTTTATCGCTTTTTGCAGACCATGAAGTCTTTGGGCTATGTCGCTCAGGAAGGCGAGTCTGAGAAATACTCTCTCACGCTGAAGCTGTTCGAGCTGGGTGCCCGCGCGTTACAAAACGTGGATCTTATTCGCAGCGCAGATATTCAGATGCGTGAACTGTCACGCCTGACGAAAGAGACGGTCCACCTGGGCGCGCTGGATGAAGACAGTATCGTTTACATCCACAAAATCGACTCGATGTATAACCTACGTATGTACTCGCGTATCGGACGTCGTAACCCGCTGTACAGTACGGCAATCGGTAAAGTGCTGCTGGCCTGGCGCGATCGCGAAGAGGTGACGCAAATTCTGGACGGCGTGGAGTATAAACGCAGCACCAACCGCACCATCACCAGTACCGATGAGCTGCTTAAGGTACTCGATACCGTTCGCGAGCAGGGCTACGGGGAAGATAACGAAGAGCAGGAAGAGGGGCTGCGCTGCATTGGCGTACCTGTTTTTGATCGCTTTGGCGTCGTGATTGCGGGCCTGAGTATCTCATTCCCGACGCTGCGCTTCTCGGAAGAACGCCTGCATGAATATGTTGCTATCCTGCACACTGCGGCGCGTAAAATCTCTGAGCAGATGGGTTACAACGACTACCCGTTCTGATTGCTGTCAGGCATAAAAAACGCCGCATCGTCTGCGGCGTTTTTTTTATACTGTTAAACGGTTAGCCGTTATCGATGACCACGGACGTTTTACGCAGTACCGGGCAGTTGGTTAATCCAATGATACC
This region of Enterobacter cancerogenus genomic DNA includes:
- the prc gene encoding carboxy terminal-processing peptidase, with translation MNTFFKLTALAGLFAIAGHAFAVDDITRADQIPVLKEETQHATVSERVTSRFTRSHYRQFDLDQAFSAKIFDRYLNLLDYSHNVLLASDIEKFAKRKSEVGDELRSGKLDLFYDLYNLSQQRRFERYQYALKVLERPMDFTGNDTFNLDRSKAPWPKDEAELNALWDGKVKYDELSLKLTGKDEKEIRETLNRRYKFAIRRLAQTNSEDVFSLAMTAFAHEIDPHTNYLSPRNTEQFNTEMSLSLEGIGAVLQMDDDYTMINSMVAGGPAAKSKAISVGDRIVGVGQTGQKMVDVIGWRLDDVVALIKGPKGSKVRLEILPAGKGTKTRIVTLTRERIRLEDRAVKMSVKTVGKEKVGVLDIPGFYVGLTDDVKVQLQKLEKQNVSSVIIDLRSNGGGALTEAVSLSGLFIPSGPVVQVRDNNGKVREDADTDGVVYYKGPLVVLVDRFSASASEIFAAAMQDYGRALIVGEPTFGKGTVQQYRSLNRIYDQMLRPEWPALGSVQYTIQKFYRVNGGSTQRKGVTPDILMPTGTEETETGEKFEDNALPWDSINAATFVKSGDMTQFGPALLKDHQERIAKDPEFQYIMKDIARFNALKEKRNIVSLNYAQREKENNEDDATRLARVNDRFKREGKPLLKKLDDLPKDYQEPDPYLDETVHIALDLANLEKGKPALQPTPAK
- the htpX gene encoding protease HtpX, producing MMRIALFLLTNLAVMVVFGLVLSLTGIQSSSVQGLLIMALLFGFGGSFISLLMSKWMALKSVGGEVIEQPRNDMERWLMNTVAQQSQQAGIAMPQVAIYHAPDINAFATGARRDASLVAVSTGLLQNMSRDEAEAVIAHEISHIANGDMVTMTLIQGVVNTFVIFISRILAQIAAGFMGGNRDEGEESNGNPLIYFAVSMVLELVFGILASIITMWFSRHREFHADAGSAKLVGREKMIAALQRLKTSYEPQEANSMMAFCINGKSKSLSELFMSHPPLDKRIEALRSGEYLK
- a CDS encoding MFS transporter codes for the protein MEKHASDGLPLPQRYGAIATIIIGISMAVLDGAIANVALPTIASDLNASPASSIWIVNAYQIAIVISLLSLSFLGDMFGYRRVYQCGLVVFTLTSLFCALSDSLHTLTLARIAQGFGGAALMSVNTALIRLIYPQRQLGRGMGINSFIVAVSSAAGPTIAAAILSVASWQWLFAINVPLGIVAIFFALRYLPANGPKSNKPRFDLPSAVMNALTFGLLITALSGFAQGQSLTLIAAEVAAMLIVGFFFVRRQLALPVPLLPVDLLRIPLFSLSICTSICSFCAQMLALVALPFFLQSIVGRSEVETGLLLTPWPLATMVMAPLAGYLIERVHAGLLGALGLVVMASGLFALALLPSTPSDMDIIWRMVLCGAGFGLFQSPNNHTIMTAAPRHRSGGASGMLGTARLLGQSTGAALVALMFNLAGQNGTHVALLTAGTLATTAAIVSGLRITQPRAQA
- the kdgR gene encoding DNA-binding transcriptional regulator KdgR, with translation MAIADLDKQPDSVSSVLKVFGILQALGEEREIGITELSQRVMMSKSTVYRFLQTMKSLGYVAQEGESEKYSLTLKLFELGARALQNVDLIRSADIQMRELSRLTKETVHLGALDEDSIVYIHKIDSMYNLRMYSRIGRRNPLYSTAIGKVLLAWRDREEVTQILDGVEYKRSTNRTITSTDELLKVLDTVREQGYGEDNEEQEEGLRCIGVPVFDRFGVVIAGLSISFPTLRFSEERLHEYVAILHTAARKISEQMGYNDYPF